A region of Nostoc sp. 'Peltigera membranacea cyanobiont' N6 DNA encodes the following proteins:
- a CDS encoding tyrosine-type recombinase/integrase, giving the protein MTKVEWAISPHTESRFSCVFDPETCLPVEPIQRFLNYCRKRQLAIKIKEPKLFSGCLLDEEVATLANACTTYRDRLIIMLLRSTGVRRGELLGLHLEDVKNLDFSGRIRIVRREDNPNRAMAKGREREIPIIYHRSAIQETFHAYLLEEYPPQAETLGGGMLFVNLSSKWVGQAMSLVRLNKLFDQLHKRTGIKAHPHLFRHTFATRMLQDNYLDQYVQQLLGHRSIATTKDIYSHVLDEMTLDQYLR; this is encoded by the coding sequence ATGACCAAGGTAGAATGGGCGATATCCCCCCACACAGAATCACGATTTAGCTGTGTCTTCGACCCTGAAACCTGCCTACCCGTAGAGCCAATCCAAAGATTTTTGAACTACTGTAGAAAGCGACAATTAGCAATCAAAATAAAAGAACCGAAACTCTTCAGTGGTTGTCTGCTAGATGAAGAAGTCGCAACCTTAGCCAACGCCTGTACAACTTATAGAGACAGGTTAATTATCATGCTGCTGCGCTCAACAGGAGTGCGGCGGGGAGAACTGTTAGGATTACATCTGGAAGATGTCAAGAACTTAGATTTCAGCGGACGCATTCGGATTGTACGCAGAGAAGACAATCCTAATCGCGCAATGGCTAAAGGAAGAGAACGAGAAATCCCCATTATTTACCATCGTTCAGCTATTCAAGAGACCTTTCATGCCTACTTACTAGAAGAATATCCGCCTCAAGCCGAAACTTTGGGAGGCGGGATGTTATTCGTCAATTTATCAAGTAAATGGGTAGGGCAAGCGATGTCCTTAGTTCGCTTAAATAAATTATTTGACCAACTCCACAAACGAACAGGAATTAAAGCACATCCGCACTTATTTCGCCATACCTTCGCTACTAGAATGCTGCAAGACAATTATCTTGACCAATATGTACAACAGCTTTTAGGACATCGTTCAATTGCCACAACGAAAGACATTTACAGTCATGTTCTCGATGAAATGACCCTAGACCAATACTTAAGATAA
- a CDS encoding HNH endonuclease: protein MQAQQQSQQPHILQNSVVVFSKNYLPLARINIKRAIVLLVTGQAESLDFGSTKQWEVRSPSVVLQVPEHIRLTVGNPERHWKVPPVNRREVLKRDNHTCQYCGSTKHLTLDHVIPRSKGGQHTWDNVVTACEKCNSIKSDRLPHEAGMVLKSKPKAPIHPAVAFAEQFWNAQRLSENE, encoded by the coding sequence ATGCAAGCTCAACAGCAAAGTCAGCAACCACATATATTACAAAATTCGGTGGTGGTGTTCTCTAAGAACTACCTACCACTGGCACGTATCAACATCAAACGAGCAATCGTGCTGTTAGTTACTGGTCAGGCTGAGTCGTTGGATTTTGGCAGTACAAAGCAGTGGGAAGTCCGTTCACCCAGCGTCGTACTACAAGTTCCTGAACATATTCGCTTGACCGTTGGTAATCCCGAACGCCACTGGAAAGTACCACCTGTAAATCGGCGTGAAGTACTCAAGCGAGACAACCACACCTGCCAATACTGCGGTAGCACCAAGCATTTAACACTTGACCATGTGATTCCCCGCTCTAAGGGTGGACAGCATACCTGGGACAACGTTGTAACTGCGTGTGAGAAGTGTAATTCAATCAAGAGCGATCGCTTACCTCATGAAGCTGGAATGGTTCTCAAAAGTAAGCCTAAAGCCCCAATTCACCCAGCAGTAGCATTTGCTGAACAATTTTGGAATGCACAACGCCTGAGTGAGAACGAGTAA
- a CDS encoding ParA family protein codes for MIITVASFKGGVGKTTTAVHLATYLQAFGETLLIDGDPNRSASGWSKRGALPFKVIDERQAAKYAKNYQHIIIDTQARPEQEDLEALVEGCDLLVLPTTPDALSLDALMQTVTTLNSLGADKFRILITRVPPKPRRDGEEARGMLTEAGLPLFKGSVRDAVAFQKAALAGVPVNKISDPRAKIAWRDYQSIGQEVMK; via the coding sequence ATGATTATCACAGTTGCATCCTTCAAGGGAGGGGTGGGGAAAACCACAACAGCAGTTCATTTAGCTACTTACTTACAAGCCTTTGGCGAGACACTTCTTATTGACGGCGACCCAAACCGTTCTGCTAGCGGTTGGTCAAAACGTGGCGCTCTGCCCTTCAAAGTGATTGATGAGCGGCAAGCTGCAAAGTATGCGAAGAATTACCAGCACATTATCATTGACACCCAAGCAAGACCGGAACAGGAAGATTTAGAAGCACTTGTGGAAGGATGTGATTTACTTGTGCTTCCCACTACCCCGGATGCTTTATCACTTGATGCCCTGATGCAGACTGTTACTACTCTCAATTCGTTAGGTGCTGATAAATTTCGCATCCTTATTACTCGCGTTCCACCTAAACCCCGGCGAGATGGAGAAGAAGCAAGAGGAATGTTAACTGAGGCTGGATTACCTCTATTTAAGGGTAGTGTCCGTGATGCAGTTGCCTTTCAAAAAGCCGCCTTAGCTGGTGTACCAGTTAACAAAATTTCTGACCCACGCGCCAAAATTGCTTGGCGAGATTATCAAAGCATCGGTCAGGAGGTGATGAAGTGA
- a CDS encoding tyrosine-type recombinase/integrase, which yields MAEAFAPQALQERITLSELGKQWINDPLMNQDVWSLLELGYSQEECRINGHYHLYFHKFSLPWLKRLTQLTIKASVRERYSLGRIIHRVGCLNHLDRFLCNYGYTQPQSLTEALLHQFISEINSGNRQNAIAYALNLWKEEQWLEIAFTPIKLKKKSPKIEIIPEEVLYQIYEKFDLFPPTLERLFRLQLVLGCRIGEILTMPRHSLKQEGDKWFLLRWVEKRKHWRFVQIHPLVAELVQEQQRFLDAQFGRDSEFDKLFCTVYTHHQSIPWAERELDTTLFYKPQTITRLRISNWLINFREVADLKDKHGNRFKLTSHMFRRTKASIMAHCEVEDEYIAAVLGHGSLDMLPHYRQRSLIRLEKEANLKGYVDMYGRVTSFKPRKTRYEKLANLLKVSTPLGECHRPTMLGDCQHRYACLSCPHHRITPEDKSQLEADVNCLQQDLIQAQKNGQERRVTEIANLLALIKNRFDGLSELQNLQEHKTNG from the coding sequence ATGGCAGAAGCATTTGCACCGCAAGCATTACAGGAGCGAATCACACTCTCTGAGTTAGGGAAACAGTGGATTAATGATCCTTTGATGAATCAAGATGTTTGGTCACTGTTAGAATTGGGTTATAGCCAAGAAGAATGCCGAATTAATGGACATTATCATCTTTACTTTCACAAGTTTTCACTGCCTTGGTTAAAACGGCTGACTCAACTAACCATTAAAGCCAGCGTTCGAGAGCGATATTCCCTCGGTCGGATTATTCATCGAGTTGGCTGTTTAAACCATTTAGATCGTTTTTTGTGTAATTATGGATATACACAACCCCAATCTTTGACAGAAGCACTCCTCCATCAATTTATTAGCGAAATTAATAGCGGTAATCGTCAGAATGCGATTGCTTACGCCCTCAATCTTTGGAAAGAAGAACAATGGTTGGAAATTGCCTTTACCCCGATTAAACTCAAAAAAAAATCTCCTAAAATTGAAATAATTCCAGAGGAAGTACTTTACCAAATCTACGAGAAATTCGATTTATTCCCCCCGACACTTGAAAGACTTTTTCGCTTGCAATTGGTGTTAGGCTGCCGCATTGGAGAAATTCTCACTATGCCACGCCATAGCCTGAAACAGGAAGGTGACAAATGGTTCTTACTACGTTGGGTTGAAAAACGCAAACACTGGAGGTTTGTTCAGATTCATCCTTTAGTAGCTGAATTAGTTCAAGAACAGCAGAGATTTCTTGATGCTCAATTTGGGAGAGATTCTGAATTCGATAAACTATTTTGTACCGTTTATACTCATCATCAAAGTATTCCTTGGGCTGAGAGAGAACTAGACACAACACTGTTCTATAAACCCCAAACAATTACCAGATTGAGAATTAGTAACTGGCTAATTAATTTTCGAGAAGTAGCAGACTTAAAAGACAAACATGGCAACAGATTTAAACTAACTAGCCATATGTTTCGCCGCACCAAAGCCAGCATTATGGCTCATTGTGAAGTAGAGGATGAATATATCGCCGCCGTACTAGGTCACGGTTCTTTAGATATGCTACCTCATTATCGTCAGCGTTCGCTTATCAGGTTAGAAAAAGAAGCTAATCTCAAAGGTTATGTGGATATGTATGGTCGAGTTACTTCTTTTAAACCGAGAAAAACTAGGTATGAAAAATTAGCTAATCTCCTCAAAGTTAGTACACCTCTGGGAGAATGTCATCGTCCAACGATGTTAGGAGATTGTCAACATCGTTATGCCTGTTTAAGTTGTCCTCATCATCGGATAACGCCCGAAGATAAATCCCAGTTAGAAGCTGATGTGAACTGCTTACAGCAAGACCTAATTCAAGCTCAAAAAAACGGACAAGAAAGACGAGTGACTGAGATTGCTAACTTATTAGCTTTAATCAAAAA